In Hemitrygon akajei chromosome 12, sHemAka1.3, whole genome shotgun sequence, a single window of DNA contains:
- the LOC140736816 gene encoding transmembrane protein 125-like isoform X2, whose translation MSELSEIRAGRFPANRSRIQQSILEDQIELWWFQDMKSVILCYSVALFLILGTGIGGIVLISTTTSKSGEWRLGIGILLCLLSLVILFKQLLTSALQDMNCVRNRAHIDKLRSGGLIDYLVISFTGFIVLTCGYIVIIVAKSEYYPPVRYWSDKLIAGVVLTVIGSTILSVLFFYVLIFKLYSYIVARSTIRREQNVFTISGSNVMESRTEISTSTSNIL comes from the coding sequence ATGTCTGAGCTTTCTGAGATCAGAGCTGGCCGCTTCCCAGCAAATCGTTCCCGAATCCAGCAGAGTATCTTGGAAGATCAAATTGAATTATGGTGGTTCCAGGACATGAAAAGCGTGATCTTGTGCTACTCCGTGGCGCTGTTCTTGATTTTAGGGACTGGAATAGGGGGGATTGTTTTGATATCTACAACCACCAGTAAATCTGGTGAATGGAGACTGGGCATAGGAATTCTCCTGTGCCTACTATCTTTAGTTATTCTCTTTAAACAACTGTTGACCTCTGCCCTCCAGGACATGAACTGTGTGAGGAACAGGGCTCATATCGACAAGTTAAGGAGTGGTGGATTAATTGACTATCTGGTTATTTCATTCACTGGATTCATAGTACTTACCTGTGGTTATATCGTGATAATTGTGGCAAAATCTGAATATTACCCTCCAGTTAGATACTGGAGTGATAAATTGATCGCAGGGGTAGTTCTAACAGTGATTGGCTCCACTATTCTGTCTGTACTATTTTTCTATGTGTTAATTTTCAAACTATATTCCTACATAGTAGCTAGGTCCACAATCAGAAGGGAGCAGAATGTTTTTACTATTTCAGGAAGCAATGTGATGGAGAGCCGAACAGAAATCTCTACGAGTACCTCCAACATATTATAA
- the LOC140736816 gene encoding transmembrane protein 125-like isoform X1, with product MKCRLKTWETGNVFNLKKDTGGQFLQMSELSEIRAGRFPANRSRIQQSILEDQIELWWFQDMKSVILCYSVALFLILGTGIGGIVLISTTTSKSGEWRLGIGILLCLLSLVILFKQLLTSALQDMNCVRNRAHIDKLRSGGLIDYLVISFTGFIVLTCGYIVIIVAKSEYYPPVRYWSDKLIAGVVLTVIGSTILSVLFFYVLIFKLYSYIVARSTIRREQNVFTISGSNVMESRTEISTSTSNIL from the exons ATGAAATGCAGATTAAAAACATGGGAAACAGGCAACgtctttaatttaaaaaaag ATACCGGCGGACAATTTCTCCAGATGTCTGAGCTTTCTGAGATCAGAGCTGGCCGCTTCCCAGCAAATCGTTCCCGAATCCAGCAGAGTATCTTGGAAGATCAAATTGAATTATGGTGGTTCCAGGACATGAAAAGCGTGATCTTGTGCTACTCCGTGGCGCTGTTCTTGATTTTAGGGACTGGAATAGGGGGGATTGTTTTGATATCTACAACCACCAGTAAATCTGGTGAATGGAGACTGGGCATAGGAATTCTCCTGTGCCTACTATCTTTAGTTATTCTCTTTAAACAACTGTTGACCTCTGCCCTCCAGGACATGAACTGTGTGAGGAACAGGGCTCATATCGACAAGTTAAGGAGTGGTGGATTAATTGACTATCTGGTTATTTCATTCACTGGATTCATAGTACTTACCTGTGGTTATATCGTGATAATTGTGGCAAAATCTGAATATTACCCTCCAGTTAGATACTGGAGTGATAAATTGATCGCAGGGGTAGTTCTAACAGTGATTGGCTCCACTATTCTGTCTGTACTATTTTTCTATGTGTTAATTTTCAAACTATATTCCTACATAGTAGCTAGGTCCACAATCAGAAGGGAGCAGAATGTTTTTACTATTTCAGGAAGCAATGTGATGGAGAGCCGAACAGAAATCTCTACGAGTACCTCCAACATATTATAA